The Prochlorococcus sp. MIT 1341 genomic interval CATAGATAAGAGAGCCCATGCCTTTTTTGTGCCATTTTTGTTGATTGAGTTGTAACTACTGCCACAAGACGAATTCCACCATTTGCTGCAGTGGCTCTTACTAATCGATCATTCATTTTTGTTTTCCATTTAATCGGATCTTTTCATGATTGAAAGATTTCCTCCTCGAAGCTCGTACCTATTTGCATTCCATGATTTAAACAACTCAGGTTCGTGAGTAACTATTATCAAAAATTTGCTTTTAGATAGTTTTGCAAGCAATTCTAGTATTTCATCCTTAACTGACCAATCTAGGCCAGCAGTTGGTTCATCGAGAAGTAATACCTTAGGTTTACGAAGCAATTGAACTGCTAGTGCAAGTCGCCTTTGTTGACCACCACTTAGTTTCTCAGGGGCCAATCTAAGGTCTATGTCTGGAAGGCCTACTTCTTTAAGGGAATTTGTCTGTTCTTGACTACTGAGTCTTTTGTGACCTAGTCGAAGCTCTTGAGCAACAGTTAGCCCAAGGAAATGACGCTCTGGGAATTGAAAAACTACACCGCATAACCACCTTCTTTGTCTTGGATTTAGAGGCTTGTTATTCCAAATGACGTTACCCTTCTCTTGTTTAGCAATGCCACTCACAACTTCAATAAGGCTGGTCTTTCCACATCCGCTACTGCCTGCTACAACTGCTGGGATCCCGTTTATAACACTCAGGGATAAACCATTTAGGATAGGAAACCTTGATGTAGCAGGTCTGTAGTAAATGTCTTTCAATTCCAGCATTGGATTTTCTCAACAGAACTATTTCGTCTAAGAACCATCTCCGCTATTTTTTAGTTTAGGTATTTTTATCCTCCACTTTGAGTTTTAATGATGATTACCCCTATTGAGACATGCAAGTAACATTTCGAGAAGTCGACCCCTTTAATTGCTGGTTATGGCTTCGATTTGCACATGTACCTAGTCATGGAGAGCGAAAATACCTCGACGGAATTCTTGATAGTTGGTATGTGATCGGACGTTTAGGTGGGTTTAATGCAGAAAATCTTCAAGCTCATCAAGAATCAAACGATTTGAGTTTTATGAATTATGATAATGATCAGGCTTCATTAGCTATTCCAGCATTGATGCATAATCTTGGACAAGTCGAATATAAAGATTCTTGGGCAAGGTTTTGGGTAGATTTTGGAACTTGTGATTCAATATCTATAGATATCTTGATTAATTTACTTTCTCATACTGATAGCCAACTTCTAGATTTAGAAGAAATAGTAATAGGAGGTGTTAATGAAAGTTGGGATATTGACGAGCACCCTGACGCAATTTTTGAACCATAAAAGTATATTTTGTCAGAATCTAGACGTCTCCTGATTGAACCCATACGATTGAAGTCTATAAAAGCTTCAACTAGAGAGCTACAATTAAATAGTCAAGAAATCCATTATCTATATAGGGTTCTTAGACTTAGAAAAGGTAGCATTATTAATATTGTCGATGGCTTAGGTAATCTTTGGGAAGCTGTTTTTCAGGAAAAGAAAACAGTCCTTTTTTTAACTGCTATTGACGCTCCCATTATTCACATACCTCGAACTAAGCCAAAACTTGGCCTTGCTGTTGTGGTTCCAAAAAGAGGATTTGACGATATTCTTCGTATGAGTTGTGAGTTGGGCATAGATATTGTTCAACCTTTAAATTCGGACAGAAGTAACCCTTCTTATATTGATCGTCAATCCAGATGGAACTCGATTATTCGAGAGGCTGTCGAGCAATCAGAAAGACTCTGGCAACCAGATCTTTTATCACAAAGCAAAGCTACAGATTGGCTAAAATGTTGTGGCAAAAGATTTCCTATAGCATTCGCTCAAACAAGAATTAGTGGTTTAAAAGAACTAGTTTCCTGGCTTGATAACCTCGAAGATAGTATTGAACAGGCATGGGTGGTTATTGGTCCTGAGGGAGGGTGGAGTGCATCAGAAGTTTCCTTGGTTGAGTCCTTAGGTCTTGAGAGTGTTGAATTTAGTGATCAGATTCTTACGACTTCAACAGCAGCAATTGCTGCGACACAAATCATGGTTGGTTGGAGACGTATAGAGTTGAAAAATCTTAAATAAGTGATTTATTTAGGAGAGCTTTTCATTAATGTCGCTTTTATAGCTTTATGGTTTCATTTTTTTCGACATACCATCAATGGTCGTTTGCATTCCTGATCAATACTATATTGATTTTATCTTTCCATAGATTACCCCTTCTAACTAGAGCAGGCTGGATTCATTCGGGAATTCTTGGGACCATACTATGGGGTTGTCTTGGGGTTAATGGATGGCTAGCCGTTGTCGCCTATTTGATCCTCGGATCATTGGTTACCAAGGTCGGATTTTTATATAAGACACGTAAAGGATTAGCTGAGTCGAGAGGTGGTAAACGAGGCCCGGAAAACGTTTGGGGAGCTGCTTTTATAGGGGCACTTTTAGCTATCTTGATTGGTCTAGGAGTTGGAGACGAATCTATTGTTAGAATAGGCTTTGCTGCAAGTTTTTCTTCTAAACTTGCAGATACTTTTGGGAGTGAAATTGGTAAAAGATGGGGTAAAAGGGCTTACTTGATAACAAACTTTCAAACTGTTTCACCTGGTACAGAAGGAGCAATAAGTGTTAATGGTACCTTGGCAAGTTTTCTAGGAAGCATTGTGATGACTAGTGTAATGGCCTTTTTAGAGATTATTCCTTTTGAAAAGGCTTTTTTTATAGTTTTTATTGCGGGTGTCATTGCCACTCTAATCGAGAGCATATTAGGAGCAACATTGCAATCTAGGTTTACTTGGCTTACTAATGAGTTGATAAATGGAATACAAACTTTTATAGCTGCATTTATAGCGATAATATTAGCTATTATATATCTATAACTACTATTTTAGTTTACATGGGATGTTTCCATAATGACCTCAAGGTTTGCCCATTTTAAGAGCGCTGGCCAACCTAAAACTCTTTTATAGATCCAATAGTGTCCATCTGAATTAAGATGAATACCATCAGGTTCAATCCACGTTCGCCAATGTGGCTCTTCTAACATTGCCTTATGAATAGATAGAAAGGGCACATTCGTTTCTAAGCAGGCCTCCTCAATTTGTGCTTCGTATTCCGATATAGCTTCATTTGAATACCATAGGCAACCTGCATAAGGCATTAATTCTTCATCGACAGGGGTTAAACCTAAAACCAAAACTTCTGTTTCTTTCTTTATTTCGTTTATTAATTGCTTTAACCCAAAAAGATATGCCTCCTTCGTCAGTTGGAACCTACCGTCCAGTCTCCCTATTCTGGCTGCATCGTTTAACCCAACTGATAAAAGTAATCCTTCTGGATATTTTCGACGTAATTCCCCACGTAAATGCCATTCATGTTTCCATCTTCTAGCAACTTTTTCTAATCCATCACCGCGTATTCCTAGTGGATAGACAACTGGAGCATTTGGAGTTGACATCCAATTTCTCCGAAGCCTTTCGCACCATCCACCCTCATATCTATCACCCCAGCCGTAAACACCGCTATCTCCAATTACTATTAGCTTTCTTGGTGCATTAATCATTCCCATAGTAAAACTTACTTTGTCAAGCTTGAAAAGGTCAATATGATTCAGCCGGTTTTCCCTTCTCCATCCAAATTTTAGATAATAGGTTAGAAAGAGTTTCTCCACTCATAGTTAATAGTACGTATAGGAAGATTAAAATTGTTAGTTGGTTCCAGTTAAAGGAACTTAGTGATTCAATTATTTGCCAGCCTAAGCCCGTTCCACCTATTAGACCCACCACTGCTGTCTCTCTTAGAAGAACTTCCGTTCTATAAGCAGAATAAGCAAGATATTTTGGACTTTGAGGGCTGAAGTTACCATATAACCATTTAACCCTTTGGCTGACTCCAATTGAGAACAATCCCTTTTCTGTTAAGTCATTTTGATCATCAATTCCGTCTTTTAGTAGTCGTCCCATTATTCCAACATTATGAGCTCCAAGCGCTAATGCCCCTAACTCTAGGCTGGGAAAAGTAATTAGTTGAAGTAATAATGCTATTAACGGAGTGGGTATAGTTCTTAATAGTATCCAAATAAGTCCATATACATTTTTTCCAATTGAGCCCGGCCATATCATCATAATCAATGGTGGCAAACTAATTGATATTGAGGCAGCTAGTATAGTAAGAGTTAAAGTTTTATATATCAATTCAAAAATAGGTAATTGATAGAGAGCTTCTTTTAAACCTGAAATTGTAGGTAGTGTTATGGGGTGCCAACCAATTGTGCCAGGCAAGTCAACAACATTGTTGTAAATAAAGACAGAAATAAATAAAAGAATAGGAGTTGATATGAATAAAATTAAACCAAATTTAATTTTTATCTGAGGATATACACGAAGTTTTTTTCTTGTTACGGTGAGTGCTTTTTCTACCAAAAATATTAGCATTACTAATATCCAGATAGATGTCCACATTTCTCTAAACTCCAGCGATCTTAGTGTAAGTTCAAGTTCAGTTCCAATTCCTCCCAATCCAAATATACCTAATAAAGTGGCACCTCTTAATGCACATTCGAAACGGTAACCTGAATAATTTATAATCAAAGGTAATATCTTAGGGTATAAGAAAGTAATCATTATACTTATTGGAGAAGCACCAGAATAACGAAGTGCATAAATTGGATTGCGATCTAGAGTATCAATTTGGTCGCTAATAACTCTTGCAAATAAGGAAGAAAATGGTATTATTATTGCTATAATAGCAACCCATTTATTAATACCAATAAATTGAATTAGTAAAAGACCCCATAGTAATTCATGTATTGATCTTGGAATACTTAATAATCTTTTGATGATCATTACTACCCAGTAGGGAGAATTTAATATTTCCCAGGTTAATGATGAACTAAAAATACCTAACAAGGTTCCAACTAAAACAGAAGTTAACCAGCTAATAAATGCAGTTGAAAATGTAACGCCTAACCCTTTAAATGAGCTTTCTATAACAGAAGGGTTAATGGAAGGATTAAGAGCTGCTGATGTGAAATCAATTATTGATGGAATGCCTCCTGCGTGTATTGAAGGGAGTATTTTTATACTAATTGGAATCAGAGCAATTACTGGTAATAAAGCAATTATTGGAGCTGTAAAATTAACCCGTCTCATTTATTTTGTGTAAAACAGGTTTATTTTCTCCAGATCTATATCCTTTATATGCTTGTCTAGGACTAACTTGCCCGAGTCAAGTCCTATTACTCTATCAAATGTATAAATTAATTCTGGTCTGTGTAGGCTTATAAGTACTGATGTTGGGTTTACCGCTTCATCTTTCTTATGCTCATTTGAGCCAATTAGAATTGACAATGTATTTTTAATTAGTTGGGGATCTAGACTTGAAAAGGGTTCGTCGGCTAATATCAATTCTGGATTTTGTCTCAGAAGCCTTGCGATAGCTACTCTTTGTTTTTGTCCACCGGAAAGCTCATTGATATTTGAAAAAATAACCTCTTTAGGTAGCCCTACAGCTATTAAACACTTAATGCAATCGTCAATTTCAGGTAGTCCAATCAAGTTAAGTATTGCCCATAAAATTGACTTTCTATTTAAGGCACCTGAATTGATATTTTGGCATACATTCAATTCCTCTATTAACCGTAAGTCTTGCCATAGGGTTCCAATCCGACTTCGTTTTCTTTGGCTTAGTTCTGATATCTCTTCTCCTTTCCAGTAAGCTTCACCCTCATTAGGTTTAATTAATCCATTAGTGACTGATATTAGGGTTGTTTTTCCGGAGCCACTCTTTCCAATCAGGGCTATTCTTTCTCCATCATTTATACTTAGATTAATATCGGTAAGTCGTGGTCTTCTTTTACCATTTACAGTTACATTTTTTAATTCTATTAGTGTACTCAATTTATCTTTCCAAGCTCTCTACCAATATCTTCTATAGACCTATATTGTTTTTTATCGGCGGAGATAAATTTACTGGCCCCAAATAGTTTCATTATTCTTGTAGAAGAATCTGAATTCTTTTTATGTAAATTTAGGAAGAATTGTTTTAATTTTACTTTAAATTCTATTCCAAATTTTGAGTCTAGGTCAGGTTGGGCCAGCCAGTGATAATCTGCATAAGGTGGTGTGGTCCATATCACAGACAATTTGTCTATTCTTAATCTCTTACTTTTTAAATTTGAATCCCAAACTTGCTTGTTAAGAGCGCCTGCTTCGTACGAACCACTTTGAACCAACGTAATTGTTGAGTCGTGACTTCCACTAAATCCAGCGGACCCTCCTGCAAAGTCATTATTATTAACTCCTGCTAACTTCAGAAAATATTGTGGCATAAGTCTGCCAGATGTAGAACTTTCTGAGCCAAAGGTGAACCTTTTACTTTTCAGTTTCT includes:
- a CDS encoding ABC transporter ATP-binding protein, producing the protein MLELKDIYYRPATSRFPILNGLSLSVINGIPAVVAGSSGCGKTSLIEVVSGIAKQEKGNVIWNNKPLNPRQRRWLCGVVFQFPERHFLGLTVAQELRLGHKRLSSQEQTNSLKEVGLPDIDLRLAPEKLSGGQQRRLALAVQLLRKPKVLLLDEPTAGLDWSVKDEILELLAKLSKSKFLIIVTHEPELFKSWNANRYELRGGNLSIMKRSD
- a CDS encoding DUF3531 family protein — encoded protein: MQVTFREVDPFNCWLWLRFAHVPSHGERKYLDGILDSWYVIGRLGGFNAENLQAHQESNDLSFMNYDNDQASLAIPALMHNLGQVEYKDSWARFWVDFGTCDSISIDILINLLSHTDSQLLDLEEIVIGGVNESWDIDEHPDAIFEP
- a CDS encoding 16S rRNA (uracil(1498)-N(3))-methyltransferase, with the protein product MSESRRLLIEPIRLKSIKASTRELQLNSQEIHYLYRVLRLRKGSIINIVDGLGNLWEAVFQEKKTVLFLTAIDAPIIHIPRTKPKLGLAVVVPKRGFDDILRMSCELGIDIVQPLNSDRSNPSYIDRQSRWNSIIREAVEQSERLWQPDLLSQSKATDWLKCCGKRFPIAFAQTRISGLKELVSWLDNLEDSIEQAWVVIGPEGGWSASEVSLVESLGLESVEFSDQILTTSTAAIAATQIMVGWRRIELKNLK
- a CDS encoding TIGR00297 family protein, which encodes MVSFFSTYHQWSFAFLINTILILSFHRLPLLTRAGWIHSGILGTILWGCLGVNGWLAVVAYLILGSLVTKVGFLYKTRKGLAESRGGKRGPENVWGAAFIGALLAILIGLGVGDESIVRIGFAASFSSKLADTFGSEIGKRWGKRAYLITNFQTVSPGTEGAISVNGTLASFLGSIVMTSVMAFLEIIPFEKAFFIVFIAGVIATLIESILGATLQSRFTWLTNELINGIQTFIAAFIAIILAIIYL
- a CDS encoding GDSL-type esterase/lipase family protein; this encodes MINAPRKLIVIGDSGVYGWGDRYEGGWCERLRRNWMSTPNAPVVYPLGIRGDGLEKVARRWKHEWHLRGELRRKYPEGLLLSVGLNDAARIGRLDGRFQLTKEAYLFGLKQLINEIKKETEVLVLGLTPVDEELMPYAGCLWYSNEAISEYEAQIEEACLETNVPFLSIHKAMLEEPHWRTWIEPDGIHLNSDGHYWIYKRVLGWPALLKWANLEVIMETSHVN
- a CDS encoding PhnE/PtxC family ABC transporter permease, producing the protein MRRVNFTAPIIALLPVIALIPISIKILPSIHAGGIPSIIDFTSAALNPSINPSVIESSFKGLGVTFSTAFISWLTSVLVGTLLGIFSSSLTWEILNSPYWVVMIIKRLLSIPRSIHELLWGLLLIQFIGINKWVAIIAIIIPFSSLFARVISDQIDTLDRNPIYALRYSGASPISIMITFLYPKILPLIINYSGYRFECALRGATLLGIFGLGGIGTELELTLRSLEFREMWTSIWILVMLIFLVEKALTVTRKKLRVYPQIKIKFGLILFISTPILLFISVFIYNNVVDLPGTIGWHPITLPTISGLKEALYQLPIFELIYKTLTLTILAASISISLPPLIMMIWPGSIGKNVYGLIWILLRTIPTPLIALLLQLITFPSLELGALALGAHNVGIMGRLLKDGIDDQNDLTEKGLFSIGVSQRVKWLYGNFSPQSPKYLAYSAYRTEVLLRETAVVGLIGGTGLGWQIIESLSSFNWNQLTILIFLYVLLTMSGETLSNLLSKIWMEKGKPAESY
- a CDS encoding ATP-binding cassette domain-containing protein; the encoded protein is MSTLIELKNVTVNGKRRPRLTDINLSINDGERIALIGKSGSGKTTLISVTNGLIKPNEGEAYWKGEEISELSQRKRSRIGTLWQDLRLIEELNVCQNINSGALNRKSILWAILNLIGLPEIDDCIKCLIAVGLPKEVIFSNINELSGGQKQRVAIARLLRQNPELILADEPFSSLDPQLIKNTLSILIGSNEHKKDEAVNPTSVLISLHRPELIYTFDRVIGLDSGKLVLDKHIKDIDLEKINLFYTK
- a CDS encoding putative selenate ABC transporter substrate-binding protein — translated: MLSKALQAKRNFFVSGIILLLISGTLARAEKALLIGAIPDQHPEKLNRIYNLLAQEMSKELKVSVKYIPVTNYTAAVSAFRTKSIDLVWFGGLTGVQARLQRGGGHVIAQRDIDSNFKSVFVANKGSKIEKIETIRDLKKLKSKRFTFGSESSTSGRLMPQYFLKLAGVNNNDFAGGSAGFSGSHDSTITLVQSGSYEAGALNKQVWDSNLKSKRLRIDKLSVIWTTPPYADYHWLAQPDLDSKFGIEFKVKLKQFFLNLHKKNSDSSTRIMKLFGASKFISADKKQYRSIEDIGRELGKIN